The Hypomesus transpacificus isolate Combined female chromosome 12, fHypTra1, whole genome shotgun sequence genome segment TGCATGTGTATTTCCAATAGTTGGACTGGGGGATGGTTAGCCCTGGGGCCTGTTCACTGACGTGAAAACAAACACTGTTGACACAGTCTGCTGCTTCTGTTCCATCAGCTGCTGCCAAACCATGTCTGTAACTGACAGCTGTCAGGCAAtatcctctcttgctctctctctttctcttcctctctctctgtctctaacacacacacacacacatactcacacacacacactaaagggtGGCACTCACCTGTCTTTCTCCGTGCTTGCCTTGGATCTCCACGTAGTCGTCGGTGATCTTCACGTTGAGCTCATCTGGGGAGAAGTGCTTGACGTCCAGGTGGACGCTGAACTTGTCTCTGTCAGACCTCACCTGggaaacagagatggagacggagagaggataTGAAAGAGTGAGAGCAAGGGCTAATGTCATGGTGGGCAGGAGATTGGGTGAGAATCTGTTGCACAGCCAACCAATTGCCGACATTCAAATGGACAAACAGAAAGCTTTGTGCACATATAAAAGTTAGTTGACTTGTGATTAACTGCAGGTTTCGACTGTTTGAATCCTGCTGCTGGGACATGTCAAAGAGATGAAATGATTGCTGGCTGTTTGTTATTTGCTGTCACTGCTGTTTGATATTATAGCCTTGCTTTTTAGTGACAGTTTGGTTGACTTTGATCAAACCATACGCCGAGGCTAGCATCAATACCTACTACCAGATGATTCCCCACATTGTTTCCATCCTGGATGGACAAGTATATTTGATTCTGTTCTGTTATATTTTAGTACAAAATGTCTGCAGACCTGACTGAATGTATACCCCTCAGTTTTTCAACTTTCATCTCCTCCAACTGTAGTCACAACAGTCAAATCGGAGACTTGTTTGAGCAACCCTAAAAACTAAGTAAAAACATACATCTCCTTCAACTGAATCTGAATTTAAAATTCACAAGCCCAATGCACTGCATCttctcaatctctccctctccctgagaCCGCCGATGCCGAGGCCTATACTAGTGTGTAGGATGGAGAAAGTGTAGCTACATAAAGAGCATTACCTCAGAGATGCCAGAGTTGGAGGAATCCATGAAGTTGCGGAAGAGCGACTGTCTGTAGTAGGGGCTGATGGTTGAGGCGGTATAGGGGAAGAGGTCATAGTCGAACATTCCCTCTCCGAAAAACTGGTCGAAGAGGCGGGCGGGGTAGAGGGAGCCCATGGCGCGTCTGAACCAAGGGTGCTGGATGGCGATATCCATAGTGTCTGACTTGGCTTGGGTGTAGCTGGGCTGGGGCTCAGGCAGGTTCTGGCTGGGCTGCTGGATGGCGGTCGGCACGGCGTCTAGCTCTGTGCGAGGAGTGAGGCGTGCGGCGAAGGTggcggagacagaggaggagaggcgaagGCCGTGAGAGCGAGCGGAGGTCCCAAGTGGCGTGTgtcctctctcctgcagccgCCCTCTCTTTATATACCTGAGGGGCAGAAAAAGGGGCTTTAGAGTAGATCTCTCTGGAATGGCATTATCTCATGGTGGGATGGGCCCAGTCAGCAGAATCCTCGGGGTGCACGCTGACCCTCTCGCCACGCACGCTGGCCCCCCGGGCGGGAGGCAGGGGCGCAGCGGGACCCCGTGCCAGCGGCCACCGGACACCGAGGGTCTGCCAAAACAAACCGCGCTGATGAGGGGGATGAAGACAGCGGAGGACgtacggagagagggagagagagacagagagagagagagagagagagagagaggtcaggacAGAGGAGGGTGGACAGGTGATTGAGAATGCAGGATTgtgtacacacaagcacaggctGCAGGGTGCCATTATGACATGACGGTGTTGTTGTGGTTTGATGGAAGGTTTAGTTACAATGTTGGGGACAGGGCTTTGAGGTgaaaaaagcaacaacaaaaacgaaGCAGAGTCGACTTGAGGGTGAACTGTTGAAACATCAGGGACCTTGGTTATTTTGTAGAGGTTGTATGTACTATCTAGTAGATGCTGTGCATGATTCCTTTACAGGACATGATCTAGCTCAGTCTGTATCTATAATGGGGTATGCTACATTCATGGAAAAGGAGTCCCCACCCAAACAGTCTGCACCACGCCCAGCGCACCACCAGTTCCCATGGCTCTGATCCCGCTCACGGTGActtcccaccaccacctctgcaTTAGCTTAATCCCACCAGGCTTTCACCCACCCCAGAACAGAGGCTTACCCAAAGTACCAGCAAGGCCCTTTTCCAGCCCGCAGACCCCAGTGCCAAGACCAACCAGCCTGGCCAGGGGCAAGCCAGCGCTTAGGGGGCATTGTGGGGCTGGTAGAGGGGCCTTTTGGAGGGGCAGGGAAGGGGTAAAACAGGGGGCCGGACGTAGAAGGGGTTAGGCCCTGGCTGGATTTGAGCCCTGTCAGCATGTTTGGGGgcagttttttttctcaatGAGGTGGACAATAGAGGAGTTTGCGCAGGCGTACTGCACCAGAGTGCTCACTGAGGGC includes the following:
- the cryaa gene encoding alpha-crystallin A chain gives rise to the protein MDIAIQHPWFRRAMGSLYPARLFDQFFGEGMFDYDLFPYTASTISPYYRQSLFRNFMDSSNSGISEVRSDRDKFSVHLDVKHFSPDELNVKITDDYVEIQGKHGERQDDHGYISREFHRRYRLPSNVDQSAITCTLTTDGLLSLNGPKVSGGNESGRGDRSIPVTRDDKPNAAPSS